ctggcacattatggggggcactatggagaagaggggaaggagcactatgggggcatctactgggggccctataaactggcacgcattataggtgggcactatggagaagtgggggacaagagcactatgagggcattatataggggcatttaatactggcacccattttgatgccactatggggaagggaggaaagaagcattatgggggtatctatgtggggcagtctataggggcattttatagtgccacattatggagggcactatggagacagggaaggagcactatgggggcatcttctggggggactatataagagtattttatactggcacaaattataaggtcactatgggcacctaagctcaactggtggcactaagtgttttttgtagtggcacacagtacgggttagagggcactctggggacattggctctactgggggcactaagaggaggtatttctttttttactgccacacaatggggcattttttgtactggtgcacattataaggggggggggttctactgtcacacattataaagagaattattactatcggggcattatggtgggctttattacaactgggggactatgggagcattattacttgtgggacacaattactgttgggggcactgtaggagcatattactactaaatgcactttggcaaagaaataattactattgttgggactttgggagcaccctggcacagcatcagcttagcacagttctttttgcagtatagttttggggagcacagcttctcagtattgggggtgcatgatgggatgttaattggaggatgatggaaaagtaggaaactaagatgtctgtcaaactctgcagagacggtggtctggtctgaatggagaagatgaagaaagagaacatctacatcagaggagccgtcactggatataagaggtatggggcgctgtattaggctactttcacatctgcgttagtgatcctggcaggctgttccagctgagaattcactggatccggcactgctggatgcagacagaatgcccgccagccccattaactataatggggtacggcagagatccggccacaatctgggaaaaatgcagagaatcagcgggacataaaccgctgcatgctgtgctttgtgtccagtcgattccttgcattttctgccggattaggtggccggatcgtactaagacccctaatgtcacctggggacccccaaagaagcttgtgtgttggctgaagccttcctatcttactggtggctggccctgcctctcaattgtgcttccggttttggctccgcccctagactgcaagggggtggggcctgttgggggtcatgtgattgggctgctcagtcaaaaatgcccgggcctattttttgtcccagtccggccctgagcaGACTGCCCTGGGTCAGGGAACCCCTTGTAATCAGCTATTACTGTGAGTGGAAGAAGGGGTTGACTGGTCATAATCCCCTCCCCCCCTACAGCGGCCACTACTGAGGAAATGTATTATAACACATGAACTATTATAATAAATCCACCTGAACATGAGTTTTATCCAAGCACATTCTCTGGTCTAATAAATAGTTCCAGAGATGCAGTCACCACGTATTAGACAAAATTTTTGGTGAATTGTATCTATTTTTGTCTCAGACAATGTTACTACTATTTTTTGaatcctccattttttttttccttttcccagTACTTTTTGCTTACATTAATTATTGTGTTGTAGACCTGGCCTTTAGAGTTGATGTGTATAAATCTTTCATTCTATTAGTAGCTGTCATCCATTTTACACCTAAAATAATAGGCAACCTAATTTTAGAGTGAAGCCTATTAAACAAAGCTAGTGGTAACATATGTCAAAGCTCATAAAAATTCATACACATaattttcataaaaaattatttagctGAAAAATTACTACTTGTATTTTATAGGACATTCTGGTTAACCAGTTAATTGCtgtaagaataataaaaaaaaaaatctagtaaatatagaataaaatatgtGTCTCAGGGTCAGCATTGTCGACTTGCAGTCCTGGGCTAGAATTTGACCAATGACAAAatctgtatggagtttgtatgttctctccatATTTTTATGCCATGAGTTTCCTACAGGTTTTCTGGTTTCCGCCACATTAGTAAAGAATATAGGTAGGTTAATTTGCTTCCTACAATATTGGCCCTAGTGTGTGTAAGATAGGGAAAATTATATTGTATGCCCTACTGGACTGATATAAatattaaagaggatctgtcactaggggtgcacctagcctttctgctgcctgaggcgaaaattgaaatgGCGCTTCTCCCTGCCCAAtgacaatttcttaacctaacctctttccttcagcccatggcccttcggcttcccctctcttgcccctacctggtgctgcctgaggcgatcgcctcacctgtccTCATTGGTGGTGTAGCCCTGTCTGTCACCTCTCATGGTAAGTCCTTTTTAGTAAATAATGCATTAACCATGAAATAATAATTCTAGGACATCTTTCCTTAGAATTCTACATTGTGCTGgttctctattattcctattagaaaTATATTAATACATTGACATATGGCACTGTATTCCCCCAGAAAAGTAATGTTGCAAAGTGAAAATTTTACCTAATCTGATTAAAAACAGTGGCTGAGGAAGAAGGCAGGATAGCCTTCGAAACCCATCTGGCGTGGATGAGGTTGATCTGACAATAACCGGCAAAACCAAAATAATAACAGCTGTTTTGTGAAAGCGCTTTCATGTAAAAGGGACTGCCGTCCTTCAGGCCACAGTCTGGCAACTTATGGTAATATCAGAAAGTTCACGAAACCTAACTACCTGTATAAGTGCTGCGGGAGGCATGAGAAACGCCCACTACAATTAGAGAATTGGACTGTGAACCTGTGGTGGGGCGGACAGCGATAGACCTCTTACCTGCAGCCGGACTTGTGCAACAACCAGAACGGACCGCACAGAACCTACACACAGCAGTAAGGCACAATTGAAATCTGCCCCAAGAGGTAAGCTTACCTTCTACTCACgcgacgtgggacgccacggagtGAATACCAGGACTGTGCGTGAGTACTAAATCATTCTATGACATCTAAATACTGCTGAACATTTGATATCTATCGCTATAAAATTGCGCTTCACCCACGGTGTTGAACCGGAACTCTCTGGATCGCAACACTTGATTACAAGTTTTATTTCTAGGAAACTTGCAACATCTTAGCAAAAGTTTTACTCCTATGAAAACGGCTACTAAAGAGATCTAGCCTTTATACCAATATTGCTGAGCCCCTTCAGATTAAGGGCAACACATGATCTACCATTGTGACtgcatattatattattattttgagCACAGTGACTTGTTATATTTTGCACCATTGGATTTGGTTGCACATTGAATAGATGGATGAACTTGGATTGATTTATTAATATTGATTTTCAACCAGCACTCTTCATTAGCACCTTTGTATTTGATTCCCCTCACTCACAGGGACTCACTCATATCCAGTCACTACCGTATATCATCGTATTGCAGTGGGACTGCCGATCCACTTTTTCAATCTGTGGACCGGACGGACTAGGCTTATCTGCAATATATATTTGGCCGTGGTATCAAGGTTGTCAGAAGCCAGTTCATCTAATCCGCTACCACCAGGATTTGAAGCGCCTGTGTATTCTCAGTAGCTTTACTAGTGAAACACACTATATTGCACTGTATTTTATTGTGTATTTACAGgcctgcattttattttatttaggaggTTTTGTCATTTTAATGCATACTAGCATGGCCATCCATATATAATTCTGATTCGGATTTACATGCTATTTTTATTGTGTATCAATATTTTATCCTTTATTGTGTATTAATATTCTATCATTTATAATTAAAGACAGTGTTATTATACTAAATTTGTGGACcaggtataagagtgcccattcacttctttgatgAACATGTATATGAATTCCATGTCATGGATAAGTCTTGGTTGTGAGGAAAAATCTGCTGATACAAGACAGTATCAGTGATGTTCATGCTTCAGCGTTTTGTCTGACTATGTCCAAATTGCTATTGTAAGCAGATTTCATCTAAGCTTATTGGTTTGTGTAATTTCAGAGTAAGCAGACAAATAATGAGACGGTAGCATGATATTGtaattatattacatttttaactGTATTCCAAGCTGGAGTCTGgaggttctgctcctgcaattTTATCATAAAATGTTATTTCTTAGTAAGGTGTGGCATTCAACTGTTTTATAGGAGAAATAATATAGTATCCGCAGAAATGTAACTGGGAACCCCAAATGATGAGTTTTATGGACACATGTTTTCATAATAATTGCACAAACCTGATATGACACGTCCCCATGGGAAACTAAACCCATAGTAGACAACACCCTACATACAGGTATATAATAGGGCACACTCTCATTGGCACATTCTAGGCAGCAATTGCTATTCACTGCATTTGTTTATTGAAGCTATCATGAGTGTCAAGCAAAGCCAcaggtcctcttcatctggatctCTGAGGGGATTAGGAGGTGGAGGTTCTGGTGCTACCCATGTTTCAACTGTACATTCAAGTGGATCCTACCGATCACCCAGTGTCTATAGTGGTCTGGTAGGGAGAAGCTCAGCTGGAAGTATTAGCTTAGGTTTAGGTTATGGTGGTGGCAGTGCTGGAGGCTTTAGCTCTGGATTTGGAGGAGGTAGTGCTGAAGGCTATGGATCCTGGTTTGGTATTGGTGGTGTCCACAGCAACGAGAAAGAAACTATGCAGGGACTGAATGATCGCTTGGCATCCTACCTAGAGAACGTACAATCTTTGGAACAGGAAAATACTCAACTTGAGAAGAAGATTAGAGAGTGGTATGACAAACAGGTCCCATACGCATCCCCTGATTTGCATCGCAGTTTCACTACCATTGAGGAACTTCAAAATAAGGTATGATCATGAATTTGGCACTGTATACATCTTATAaacaagtaacatagtaacatagtacataaggccgaaaaaagacatttgtccatccagttcggcctgtcatcctgcaagttgatccagaggaaggcaaaaaaaaactgggaggtagaagccaattttcctcactttaggggaataaaaaattccttcccgactccaatcaggcaatcagaatatctccctggatcaacgacccctttctagtagctatatcctgtaatattattacactccagaaatacatccaggcccctcttgaattcctttattgtactcaccatcaccacctcctcaggcagagagttccatagtctcactgctcttaccgtaaagaatccttttctatgtttgtgtacaaaccttctttcctcataTTTAAAAGTTTTATTATATAAAATCAATTAAGGTACTAAAATAATTGTTAATTGGTCATATTCCTAGTGTTCACATCTAATGTACCAGAATTTTGTGTACCAGAATAATGGTTTCATTTTGCAAACATCTTTTAGATCCTTCAAGCGACCACCAATAACACTAAAATCTTGCTTCAGCTTGATAATGCTCAGTTGGCTGCAGAAGACTTAAGGACCAAGTAAGTTTCTAATTGAAAATATTTCTGGATTATGTTACAGTATGTTCTTTGTATATTGGTTAACTTACCTTCATGTATATCCAGGTCAACATGTTTCTACCTAAATTGTTTTTACCTCATAGTCAACTCAACAGGTGTCAGTATGTGTTTGTAATGTATCACTCAGCTTTTGGCAGGTGCTGTTACAAAGTATCCAGGTAAGCTCTTTACCATAGGACTTGAAGTTCAGGAGAACATCTCACTGTATATTACcctaccttttttatttattcttaccTTCTGAAGTTCTTATTATAATATTAAGGTTTTATTAAATTTCAGGCTTGAAAACGAAATAGCTCTCCGCACAAGTGTAGAGGCTGATATAAATGGATTACGTCATGCCCATGATGATCTTTTGCTTACTAACAAAGATCTAGAAATGCAACTCCAAACACTGACTGAAGAGTCGAATGCCTTAAAGAAGAACCATGATGAGGTAATAAAAGAATCTTATATTGTTGTCAAATGATTTTTAGAGTGTTATATAATGTTCACAATATTAAGAATGTGCATTTAATGTTGTGTTTCCTTAAGAAAAAACAGAATTGGTGTTCtagaaaataaatatattctTGGCTTAAAAAAGAACTGATTTAAAGAGATTACTGTATAACTATAGCATATGCATTAGTGGTGGCAGTATTGTATTGCTAAGCTCTCCTATTTCCTTGCAGGAGGTGAGCTCCCTGCGTACTCAGCTGGGTGCAAGAGTAGATGTACAACTGAATGCTCCTCCTGCCGTGGACCTGAACAATGTCCTATCTAAAATGAGGGATCAATATGAGACTATAGTGGCCAGGAACGTAAAGGAGGCCGAGAAGTGGTACCTGGACAAGGTAGGACCATGATATGAAACTGAGTAGTCATAGAATTAATTCTGAACTGGAAAGTGATAATGAAATTCTTTCCCCAAAGAGTGAAGAGTTGAACCAACAGATGACAAGCAGCGCCCAACAACTTAAAGTACAGAACACGGAAATTATTGAACTCAGGCACACATCCCAGACCTTGGAAATAGACCTTCAAACTCAGAACAACATGGTAAGTCAggttgtccatgtgtccataaTATGAATATTTAAACTTGATATTTCTAAATCATGAAATCATGAGGAGCATTGCATACATTTCAGTAAAACAACATaagcattagtgatgagcggcaggggctatattcgaatttgcgatatttcacaaatatttagtagaatatttgtgatatattcgcgaatttgagattattttattgaatgcgataaatcggcaatgtaaaaattgcgtaatacgaaatacaggtgtgggtcactttagctacatttttcaagcttgtataagtttcctgagactggagaaaatggttggcacggcagaacattagaatagctttatatgcagatagagtcaagtgctccaatatattcatgattgcgctaatcggtagtgattagaatattttttcgcactacgtgcaacttcacattttagcaggtctgactacagattactgattggtgcactaagtattgttgtgaacttgacattgcttccttctcataggcccacaagcaagaagcagagaggaatcatgtgttcagatggaaaaaaattacaaatattcgatataacaaatatatagtactatattctaaatattcacgaattctcaaaatggcaatattcgcgataaaaattcgctattcgaatatttgtgctcaacactaataagcaTACAGGACATTTCTATAGAGTGTGTATTCACTTTGCCTTCTTATGTTATATACCGTAATTAGAGAGAAGCCTTGGAGAACACATTGGCTGAGACCGAAGCTCGTTATGGCTCCCAACTTTGCCAGCTTCAAGAAATGATATCCAATGTTGAGCTGCAGCTGACACAACTGAGGGCTGATCAGGAAAGACAAAACTTCGAATACAGAACTCTCATGGATGTAAAGACGCATCTGGAGAATGAAATAACAACTTACAGAAAACTGATCGGTGGAGAAAGCATTAAGTATGTATTTAACCAGTAGATAATTACTGCACTGCATATTGATCATATTTGTTTGAAACTCTGTGTAGTGGTCAATACCCTACACAGAAAGTCTATATAAAATAGGGTTCAATTAGGTTATATATGACACATTTTAGGAAGCACTTACCATTTACTGCATTTATTGATTGATGTCATCATCAATTCCAATAAAATTCATAGAGCTAATACTCTAAAGTGAATTAGATGGAAGCTCTGATGTTACCCATATGTCAATTACAAGCTCAAGCAATTCTCACCATAACGGTAGGGAAAATTTAAGACAAATGGTGGGAGTTGGGTCTAGGTTTGGTGGTGCCAGTCCTGAAGACTTTGGCATTGATTTCAGACATGGAGTAACTGTTGCTATAGGCTATGGATCTGGATTTGGCCTGAGCGGTGGCTATAGTATTGTTAACAGAGGTAATACAGCTTCAGGATATTTGAGAAGCACCGCTGGAGGCTATGAAATCGTGTAGCATTCACTTATAGCCAATCTCTCCATGGTTCATGTACAGGAACATAAATCTACACAGATTCTCAGGTAGCTCATAAACATATCTTGCTTGGAATCCatacaaaagtacttttaatttcTTTGCTATTATCTGTCAAGATATATAAATGAATTTGAATGGAGATAACACATTATAGTACCATTTGATGAGTCACACAACCCTTCACCACTTTACTTTTAGCAAATGGTGGCAAaagaaaaaggcgctcatagggtaaataagttAGGTAATGTTGCCTTCACACAGGAGAGGTGGTTTTGCTCACCTATTTAGGTTGCATCCGATTGGATGCAACCACATTGAGGGCTTGGATGAAGATGATTATTGGTTGGTGCAGCCGGACTTTGGCTTAGGCGGGAGCCAAGAATGCCACTCAGGTGGACACAAGATACTGTAGGAGCGCTAGACCATAGGGATCAAGCTGACTTATGGACGGCACAAGGCGCAATATCACAACCAGGTATCAAAATTGATTTGAGTTTATTCAAAGACGATGCGTTTCATTGTAcaagacccctttatcaagtctggaaGGTCAAAGCAGAGGCAGGGATGCAGCCACTGCTTGTCAGCACGTGCTGACAACCTAGATGCCCCACGTGCTGACAAGCAGCGGCTGCATCCCTGCCTCTGCTGTGACCttccagacttgataaaggggtcttgTACCCCGAAAGGCATCGTCTTTTATGCGTCTGGTTATGATATTGCGCCTTGTGCCGTCCATAAGTCCGCTTGATCCCTATGGTCTAACGCTTCTACAATACACTTTACTCTTTTAGGCACAGCCATAGGAGACGAAAACCTAGCAGGTGCACCTGGGCCATGATGCAAGGTGTACCATTGAACATAAGATGCAAGTAGTATATTTGTCATATAAACTAGGAGGCTGTTTTTGCACTGGAGGCAAGGAATTTTGAGTCATACCTCTGCTTGCACATAATCTATTCCATGAACATCAGGGGAGAGGTACCATTTACCACAAGTTTTATTTTTGACCAGGAATATGTTGTGCAGTGCAAAGTGTCCCACTGCTTGAACAACCAGCAATCATTTGTAGTTTTTGAGAACCCAGCAACAAGAGCGGTCTATGTAATGTGCAGACATGTTGAGTCTTTCAGGAAAAGAGGTACTCTTTATATCTGCTCTCCACACTTTGTAGGCAACAtaccacatacagtacagttgGTGCTTTATGTGAACTAATCAAAGAACAAGTTACAGGTTTGAGAGTGCAATCTTGGTTGTCTTTATTTATAAGTGATATGCATATTGTTATGTATTATAATACCGCTTTTAGTTAACCTAATATATTTTTGTTCGCAGTACGGGCACATGGTACAAAAACATCAGAGAAATGAGCTCCAGTGGTTCAGGTGGCTCAGGCAACGTGGGTGGCATGAGCAGCTCAGGAGGCTCCGGAGGAATAAGTGGTAGTGGAAAAACAAGAACCATTGTGGAAGACATAAAAGAAGGCTATTCTCTATCTAAGAATTAGAAATAATATACCAGCGACTCTTATTCTTTTCTATAATGAATTGTTAAATT
This window of the Bufo bufo chromosome 6, aBufBuf1.1, whole genome shotgun sequence genome carries:
- the LOC121003201 gene encoding keratin, type I cytoskeletal 19-like codes for the protein MSVKQSHRSSSSGSLRGLGGGGSGATHVSTVHSSGSYRSPSVYSGLVGRSSAGSISLGLGYGGGSAGGFSSGFGGGSAEGYGSWFGIGGVHSNEKETMQGLNDRLASYLENVQSLEQENTQLEKKIREWYDKQVPYASPDLHRSFTTIEELQNKILQATTNNTKILLQLDNAQLAAEDLRTKLENEIALRTSVEADINGLRHAHDDLLLTNKDLEMQLQTLTEESNALKKNHDEEVSSLRTQLGARVDVQLNAPPAVDLNNVLSKMRDQYETIVARNVKEAEKWYLDKSEELNQQMTSSAQQLKVQNTEIIELRHTSQTLEIDLQTQNNMREALENTLAETEARYGSQLCQLQEMISNVELQLTQLRADQERQNFEYRTLMDVKTHLENEITTYRKLIGGESINTGTWYKNIREMSSSGSGGSGNVGGMSSSGGSGGISGSGKTRTIVEDIKEGYSLSKN